The Pyrodictium delaneyi genome contains a region encoding:
- a CDS encoding energy-coupling factor transporter transmembrane component T family protein — translation MTRGLDRAVEGLLEGLRDATTTLAMGEGVVYPHRPELVFLTLVAGVTLVSSTDSIFPALAGLAGSIAPLVYILSVHRGRGRWLVVQPLVYAIVASFIISLPLILGGSHSEAVSFILRITASAAMVMSVARLVGWRSLAEGMQRLGVPREFTGSMYLVLRYTPLLAAEVLRLLVARRARSLSGRGLREEWRLLATAVGELLTRSVQRALVLSMALEARNLSYNRPSLAGRGGISLSEALAYLPSMTVIAALGLSLVAGH, via the coding sequence GTGACGCGTGGCCTCGACAGGGCTGTTGAGGGGCTCCTAGAGGGTCTACGGGACGCAACAACAACCCTTGCTATGGGTGAGGGGGTTGTGTACCCTCATCGTCCTGAACTAGTTTTTCTAACACTAGTAGCTGGTGTAACGCTGGTATCGTCTACTGATTCCATTTTCCCCGCGTTGGCTGGCCTCGCCGGATCTATAGCACCGCTAGTCTACATACTCTCTGTGCACCGGGGAAGAGGCCGCTGGCTCGTTGTCCAGCCTCTAGTCTATGCCATCGTGGCGTCTTTTATCATATCGCTGCCCCTCATACTAGGAGGAAGCCATAGTGAAGCCGTGAGTTTTATACTTCGTATTACAGCCTCTGCTGCCATGGTCATGTCCGTTGCTCGGCTCGTGGGTTGGAGAAGCCTCGCTGAGGGCATGCAGAGGCTTGGGGTTCCTAGAGAGTTTACAGGGTCGATGTACTTAGTACTGCGCTATACACCCCTTCTAGCAGCTGAAGTACTACGTTTACTCGTGGCTCGTAGGGCGAGAAGCCTTAGTGGCCGGGGACTCCGTGAAGAATGGAGACTACTAGCCACAGCTGTAGGTGAGTTGTTGACACGCAGTGTGCAGCGGGCGCTGGTGCTTAGTATGGCTCTCGAAGCACGTAACCTTTCCTATAACCGTCCAAGCCTAGCTGGCCGGGGCGGGATAAGCCTAAGCGAGGCCCTTGCTTATCTACCCTCTATGACTGTGATAGCGGCTCTCGGGCTGAGCCTGGTTGCCGGTCATTGA
- a CDS encoding NTP transferase domain-containing protein, with the protein MRAAAAVIMAGGRGSRLGGALKPLLRVCGRMILERVVAVARSVSERVVVAFSPYTLPAAVGLCPGLNVDACIELPGSGYPHDMRLAAGIVRTRPLLFLPSDTPFLDPKRLEDFIEEALATGAGLVTLEAGDQGPLGISLLARGFEPWTSIRQPWGPDLLNINTSKDLAEAERLCGAWHGR; encoded by the coding sequence TTGAGAGCAGCTGCAGCGGTAATCATGGCCGGCGGCCGGGGCTCCAGGCTCGGGGGCGCCTTGAAGCCTCTCCTCCGGGTCTGCGGCAGGATGATACTCGAACGTGTTGTAGCGGTAGCCCGCAGCGTATCGGAGCGGGTGGTTGTAGCGTTTTCCCCCTATACGCTTCCTGCGGCTGTAGGCCTCTGTCCAGGACTCAACGTAGATGCGTGCATAGAGCTTCCCGGCAGTGGCTACCCCCACGACATGCGCCTCGCTGCAGGGATCGTGAGGACACGTCCCCTCCTCTTCTTGCCATCTGATACGCCCTTCCTAGACCCCAAGAGGCTAGAAGACTTCATAGAAGAGGCTCTGGCTACGGGTGCAGGACTCGTCACCCTCGAGGCCGGGGACCAGGGCCCCCTGGGCATCTCTCTCCTAGCCAGAGGTTTCGAGCCCTGGACGAGTATACGGCAGCCTTGGGGTCCAGACCTACTCAACATAAACACGTCCAAGGATCTCGCGGAGGCCGAACGTCTATGCGGAGCATGGCATGGCCGATGA
- a CDS encoding PDGLE domain-containing protein: MAGLLGRYRGALLAAAVLLIISPVFGVVLAEKVGYHEPLDVAAEKLGLEEHPVAEWTPFSDYTVPGLPDTIGYIVAGAIGVTVILGIGLVAARLTKQ, from the coding sequence GTGGCAGGTCTGCTCGGGCGATACCGTGGCGCGCTCCTAGCCGCGGCAGTGTTACTGATAATCAGCCCGGTCTTCGGCGTGGTGCTAGCGGAGAAGGTTGGCTACCACGAGCCCCTCGACGTGGCGGCTGAGAAGCTGGGCCTCGAGGAACACCCGGTGGCCGAGTGGACGCCGTTCAGCGACTATACCGTCCCAGGCCTACCAGACACTATAGGCTACATTGTGGCTGGCGCCATCGGTGTAACAGTGATACTAGGTATAGGCCTGGTGGCGGCGAGGCTGACTAAGCAGTGA
- a CDS encoding NADH-quinone oxidoreductase subunit N: protein MTTPLASLDITGVVEYGFLAVIAGYAFTGLVAPLWGPRATRLSLYAATLIAIAAALYASLVFSPVGGYAIAFDGAVVIDTYTVFLLSTAVIIFALAAVAATGIVDYWDAGEAFYAVTGFMALGVIVLGLSRILYLVYVAWILAAVSGYILVALRRDPIAAEAAMKYAVTGAVATIILLLDLVLFYVVRGSAEIAPGVRLSDPLFVTPVVALAIVAAGFKMGVVPFHGWVVDVYGNARPLIVAVISSAAKIISALLIVRLVAPFAAAQPDIVLWTAASLAAITMLYGNLGALLTVRDSPQKTLAYSSIAQAGYIVAGFAALAKLPGVDNQAALAGIVLHTAGYAFSKLASFLALDIACEEEGQCSWRALRGLAHRNPVAATALIIALASLAGAPPTLGFWGKLYLLIAAVSANHLLAAIMILNFGLGVFYYGYMIYQTVAGPRQSSEKPSTREIAALAAAVSTVLLGLAPWEAYGLTVYAYP, encoded by the coding sequence GTGACTACACCTCTCGCCAGCCTCGATATCACAGGAGTAGTTGAGTACGGCTTTCTAGCAGTGATAGCTGGCTACGCGTTTACCGGGCTTGTAGCACCACTCTGGGGCCCACGGGCTACCCGACTCAGCTTGTATGCTGCCACATTGATAGCCATCGCTGCCGCCCTTTATGCCTCATTAGTCTTCTCTCCTGTTGGCGGCTATGCGATCGCCTTTGACGGCGCCGTTGTAATCGATACTTATACTGTGTTTCTACTCTCTACTGCTGTGATAATATTCGCGCTAGCTGCCGTCGCGGCTACTGGTATAGTCGATTACTGGGATGCAGGAGAGGCATTCTACGCCGTAACAGGGTTCATGGCGCTCGGCGTGATAGTGCTAGGGCTCTCCCGCATCCTCTACCTAGTCTACGTAGCCTGGATACTGGCCGCCGTCTCGGGCTACATACTAGTAGCACTCCGCCGCGACCCTATAGCTGCCGAAGCAGCGATGAAGTATGCCGTGACAGGCGCAGTAGCCACCATAATCCTCCTCCTTGACCTTGTGCTCTTCTACGTTGTGCGCGGCAGTGCCGAGATAGCCCCTGGTGTGAGGCTCAGTGACCCTCTCTTCGTTACACCAGTAGTAGCTCTAGCAATAGTAGCTGCTGGCTTCAAGATGGGCGTTGTGCCTTTTCACGGCTGGGTAGTAGATGTCTACGGTAATGCACGTCCCCTCATAGTAGCAGTGATAAGCTCTGCCGCCAAAATAATATCCGCGCTACTGATAGTGAGGCTCGTCGCCCCCTTTGCCGCCGCACAGCCTGACATAGTGCTCTGGACTGCCGCCTCACTGGCAGCAATAACCATGCTCTACGGAAACCTAGGTGCATTACTCACGGTTAGAGATTCGCCACAGAAAACACTAGCCTACAGTAGTATAGCCCAAGCCGGCTACATAGTAGCCGGCTTTGCCGCGCTCGCCAAACTACCCGGTGTTGACAACCAGGCAGCACTGGCAGGTATAGTGCTACATACGGCCGGCTACGCGTTCTCTAAGCTCGCGAGCTTCCTCGCCCTCGATATAGCCTGTGAGGAAGAGGGCCAATGTAGCTGGAGAGCGCTGCGCGGTCTAGCACATCGCAACCCAGTAGCAGCAACCGCGCTTATAATCGCGCTAGCGAGTCTCGCGGGGGCACCACCGACGCTAGGATTCTGGGGCAAACTTTACCTCCTGATAGCCGCTGTCTCAGCTAACCACCTCCTAGCCGCGATAATGATACTTAATTTCGGACTTGGAGTCTTCTACTACGGTTACATGATATATCAAACAGTTGCTGGGCCCAGGCAATCCAGCGAGAAACCTAGCACTAGGGAAATAGCTGCACTAGCAGCAGCTGTATCTACTGTGCTGCTCGGCCTAGCCCCCTGGGAGGCTTATGGGCTCACCGTCTACGCATATCCATAG
- a CDS encoding energy-coupling factor ABC transporter ATP-binding protein — MPVIEARNVWFSYTRGEPVLQGIDFRAGPGEVVALAGPTGCGKSTFLLLLAGLLHPDQGEVLLDGRPLLKQMPAARKRIGILFQNPDDQLFNPTVYDEIAYALRSLGIPEHEVRKRVQETAEQLGLQELLDRPPYKLSVGQRRLVALASILVYDPDVLLLDEPTANLDRHGVEVVTRMVTRAARQGKTVIMASHDLDAIIELSTTTCILQEGRLHCAATLEALRTGFFTKTPLPIPLGLRLLLNMLGGWDKLADVIRDVSKEFHARLGADKKKGIDQMQSHLDSTSM; from the coding sequence TTGCCGGTCATTGAGGCCCGTAATGTCTGGTTCAGCTATACTCGCGGGGAACCAGTGTTGCAGGGTATAGACTTCCGTGCCGGGCCCGGTGAAGTAGTAGCTCTAGCTGGGCCCACCGGCTGCGGCAAATCAACATTCTTGTTGCTGTTAGCCGGGTTACTCCACCCAGACCAGGGCGAGGTGCTACTAGATGGTCGTCCTCTCTTGAAGCAGATGCCTGCAGCGCGTAAACGGATAGGGATACTCTTCCAGAACCCTGACGACCAGCTCTTCAACCCCACAGTGTACGATGAGATAGCCTACGCTCTACGCAGCCTCGGGATACCCGAGCACGAAGTGAGGAAACGTGTACAGGAGACTGCAGAACAACTGGGTCTCCAAGAACTCCTAGATCGTCCTCCCTACAAGCTTAGTGTAGGTCAGCGCCGCCTAGTTGCATTAGCCTCAATACTGGTCTACGACCCCGACGTGTTACTCCTTGACGAACCCACAGCTAACCTTGATCGGCATGGTGTGGAGGTGGTAACTAGGATGGTAACGAGAGCAGCGAGACAAGGAAAAACAGTGATCATGGCCAGTCATGACCTGGACGCAATTATCGAACTCTCAACCACGACATGTATTCTCCAAGAGGGTCGTCTTCATTGCGCTGCGACGCTAGAAGCACTTAGAACCGGGTTCTTCACTAAAACGCCGCTACCAATCCCCCTAGGGCTCCGTCTCCTCCTAAACATGCTCGGAGGCTGGGACAAGCTAGCAGATGTTATAAGAGATGTATCAAAAGAATTTCATGCGCGATTAGGGGCTGATAAAAAGAAGGGAATAGACCAGATGCAGTCTCACCTAGACTCGACATCAATGTAG
- the cbiS gene encoding bifunctional adenosylcobinamide hydrolase/alpha-ribazole phosphatase CbiS — MTETGVRLVNDSLVVNLGAEYTVLSTVSGLTKSRYIVFHSVDEDFNVCNVDEYRRGVVTRLGLPRETPVFLTAVEPGDYIALRADNVTVIATVGLRPPVCVEQEELYDPPVSGTINVAVVVEKPSLSMSALVDLLRVAVEAKTVAASLLLLRCRGRAAGTVTDAIAVAAKVEPQGLPWAGMATRLGNRVARLVYEAVLRGDKRNLREKLRDTLGLGPEELLDDMLRMYMQAPVPGVDAEKARKLLEEMLGIVLRDPNVWAFLVAARELDLHGAAGTLPGISREEFLGDSRRIIADEALASVLAVYIAGFRGLLSTYWVDRSKHRAGLRLARLPVFEDDVAAALVGALLSRLYDRLLGTGI, encoded by the coding sequence GTGACAGAGACCGGAGTTAGGCTAGTTAACGACTCCTTGGTCGTAAACCTAGGCGCAGAGTACACAGTACTGTCAACAGTATCCGGGCTCACGAAGAGCCGGTATATAGTATTCCATAGTGTGGACGAAGACTTCAATGTTTGTAATGTGGACGAGTACCGTAGAGGAGTAGTTACAAGGCTTGGACTCCCTAGAGAAACCCCAGTCTTTCTCACGGCCGTTGAGCCCGGCGACTACATAGCGCTTAGGGCTGACAATGTAACGGTGATAGCCACTGTTGGTCTACGTCCACCGGTCTGCGTGGAACAAGAGGAGCTCTACGACCCACCGGTTTCTGGCACGATAAACGTCGCGGTGGTTGTAGAGAAGCCTAGCTTGTCCATGTCAGCGCTTGTCGACCTCCTCCGAGTAGCTGTAGAGGCGAAAACAGTAGCTGCATCGCTGCTTCTGCTCCGGTGTAGAGGTCGTGCAGCAGGTACGGTTACCGACGCGATCGCCGTAGCGGCAAAAGTGGAACCCCAGGGGCTGCCATGGGCTGGTATGGCCACCCGCCTGGGGAACAGGGTTGCCAGGCTAGTCTATGAGGCAGTGCTCCGAGGAGACAAGCGGAATCTCAGAGAGAAGCTGAGAGACACGCTGGGCCTGGGCCCCGAGGAGTTACTCGACGACATGCTGCGGATGTACATGCAGGCCCCAGTACCCGGCGTAGACGCAGAAAAAGCGAGGAAACTGCTCGAGGAGATGCTCGGCATAGTGCTCCGTGACCCTAATGTCTGGGCCTTCCTAGTGGCGGCCCGGGAACTCGACCTCCACGGGGCGGCAGGTACACTACCCGGCATAAGCCGCGAGGAGTTCCTCGGAGATAGCCGGAGGATAATCGCCGACGAGGCCCTAGCCTCTGTGCTCGCAGTCTACATAGCGGGGTTCCGGGGCCTACTCTCAACATACTGGGTTGACCGATCCAAGCATCGTGCCGGGCTACGACTAGCCAGGCTGCCAGTATTCGAGGACGACGTTGCGGCCGCGCTCGTAGGCGCTCTCCTCTCCAGGCTCTACGACCGGCTACTTGGCACCGGCATCTAG
- a CDS encoding cobalamin biosynthesis protein translates to MAPQCLPEWLYPGGGLVAAALLLAHLLDLVYPFHRGILLTMHPVHTSFILAKKLAPPGSSRLRGIVTWIVVVGSHLVVYAALLYAAWRLGPLAWLFAAAWVLKVSFSLRLLLETVWRAASCMERDDMICARRLVQGLVRRDVYRLSLGHVASAAVESLAESLVDGYTSPIFYTVLLGPLGALLQRLANTLDGTLGFKTPDYLEAGWASAWADTLLNYLPARMTAVLLVLVTPLVGGNPRETLRVWRCYARVTESRNAGHPMSAMAGALEVRLEKPGSYVLGAGPLPGPRDMKCGVMLTAAAAAVWLAVATALLPVLD, encoded by the coding sequence TTGGCTCCACAATGTCTCCCGGAATGGCTCTACCCGGGCGGCGGCCTCGTTGCTGCCGCGCTGCTCCTTGCCCACCTCCTTGACCTGGTCTATCCCTTCCACCGCGGCATCCTCCTCACAATGCACCCCGTCCACACATCCTTCATCCTCGCCAAGAAGCTGGCACCACCGGGCTCCTCGAGGCTGAGAGGAATAGTTACATGGATAGTAGTGGTTGGCAGTCACCTCGTGGTCTACGCAGCGCTGCTCTACGCGGCGTGGAGGCTCGGCCCCCTAGCCTGGCTGTTCGCTGCGGCTTGGGTGCTGAAGGTCTCCTTCTCGCTACGCCTCCTCCTCGAGACAGTGTGGCGAGCAGCTAGCTGCATGGAGCGGGACGACATGATCTGTGCTCGGCGCCTTGTGCAGGGCTTGGTGCGCCGCGACGTCTACAGGCTAAGCCTCGGCCACGTGGCGAGCGCTGCTGTAGAGAGCCTAGCGGAGAGCCTCGTCGACGGCTATACTTCACCGATATTCTACACAGTTCTACTAGGGCCCCTCGGGGCATTGCTTCAGAGGCTAGCCAACACTCTCGACGGCACTCTCGGCTTCAAGACGCCTGACTACCTTGAGGCGGGCTGGGCCAGCGCTTGGGCGGATACGCTGCTCAACTATCTGCCGGCTCGGATGACTGCTGTCCTTCTCGTGCTGGTGACGCCACTGGTAGGAGGCAACCCCCGGGAGACGCTACGGGTCTGGAGGTGCTATGCCAGGGTCACGGAGAGCCGGAACGCGGGTCATCCAATGAGTGCGATGGCGGGCGCTCTTGAGGTGAGGCTGGAGAAGCCGGGCAGTTACGTGCTCGGGGCGGGCCCGCTCCCAGGTCCCAGGGATATGAAGTGTGGTGTAATGCTCACAGCTGCTGCGGCAGCGGTCTGGCTAGCCGTAGCGACGGCTCTTCTCCCGGTGCTTGACTAA
- a CDS encoding pyridoxal phosphate-dependent aminotransferase, with translation MRSMAWPMRSHGGSPPPCCHDFSAPFNPLGPPPWLGEVLEECIGEKVYLRYPHHDYHELRDAITMFHGVEPEEIVVSNGAAEVLVLLPLLLRVRRLVVAEPGFGDHAVQAPAVGLELVRVVMPRNGAKGFTLDTDSIVKAVGERAVVVISRPNNPTGYLAPRDLIVDAARRLAAKGSWLIVDEAFIDLSPKAKPLELSEGLIVVRSLTKTFATPGLRLGYVHAERRLARRLDAARQPWPVGSLTACVYTRLLTDKRSRDYVQRGRSIVEEEAQRIQRAMERIGLRAYPTRAPFILVEHPQLPHPLMQKKLISHGVYVRDASSFYGLGPGYSRVSIRTPGENDVLLRALESVLNG, from the coding sequence ATGCGGAGCATGGCATGGCCGATGAGGAGTCACGGTGGGAGCCCACCGCCCTGCTGCCATGATTTTAGCGCACCGTTCAATCCTCTGGGGCCTCCACCCTGGCTAGGCGAGGTTCTCGAGGAGTGTATCGGGGAGAAGGTGTACCTCCGCTACCCCCATCACGATTACCATGAGCTACGCGACGCGATAACAATGTTCCATGGCGTAGAGCCGGAGGAGATAGTAGTATCGAACGGTGCTGCAGAGGTACTCGTATTGCTTCCTCTACTTCTGCGCGTCAGGAGGCTCGTAGTGGCTGAGCCTGGGTTCGGCGACCATGCGGTCCAGGCCCCAGCAGTGGGCCTGGAGCTAGTCAGAGTAGTAATGCCCCGGAACGGAGCCAAAGGCTTCACTCTAGACACGGATAGTATCGTGAAGGCGGTCGGTGAAAGGGCGGTTGTAGTAATCTCTAGACCCAATAACCCAACAGGTTACCTTGCTCCCCGAGACCTCATCGTAGACGCTGCCCGGAGGCTCGCTGCCAAGGGCTCCTGGCTCATAGTGGACGAAGCCTTCATAGACCTATCCCCCAAGGCCAAGCCCCTAGAGCTCAGCGAAGGCCTCATAGTGGTGCGGAGCCTAACCAAGACATTCGCCACCCCAGGGCTCCGCCTTGGCTACGTTCATGCTGAGAGGAGGCTGGCCCGGCGACTCGACGCGGCCCGGCAACCCTGGCCCGTCGGGAGCCTAACGGCCTGCGTCTACACAAGACTCCTCACGGATAAGAGGAGCCGAGACTACGTACAGCGCGGCCGCAGCATCGTAGAGGAGGAGGCACAACGCATCCAAAGGGCTATGGAGCGGATAGGGCTCCGTGCCTACCCCACCCGTGCGCCCTTCATACTAGTCGAGCACCCTCAGCTACCTCACCCACTGATGCAGAAGAAGCTCATAAGCCACGGGGTCTACGTGAGAGATGCTTCTAGCTTCTACGGGCTCGGCCCGGGCTACAGTAGGGTCTCCATAAGGACACCTGGAGAGAATGACGTCCTGCTGCGCGCTCTAGAGAGTGTCTTGAACGGCTAG
- a CDS encoding adenosylcobinamide-GDP ribazoletransferase, which yields MTELLRNLGCLIAFLTRIPVSCHDVREAARGYPLVPLVGLLEGIIVAATMHVAPEPGVAAALALILHLLVTGGLHLDGFADYSDAMGAGARGETAARIMKDPRRGGFALAYTIVLLVAKYAGFEAVWRSPLVVVASYIAAAEAMYTVSALLPAPGYRGLGWLFRNLGVSRRGIAINLVIYASAALATVLLEARRVLAALTAGAAMSLLVARDARLRLGYASGDVLGFAYETVHTAALLVAALLEARL from the coding sequence GTGACGGAGCTGCTGAGGAACCTGGGTTGCCTCATAGCCTTCCTCACTAGGATACCCGTAAGCTGCCACGACGTGAGGGAGGCGGCACGCGGGTACCCTCTGGTGCCCCTCGTAGGGCTATTGGAGGGCATCATAGTCGCAGCGACCATGCATGTAGCTCCCGAGCCCGGGGTCGCGGCGGCCTTGGCATTGATCCTCCACCTCCTGGTCACAGGTGGCCTACATCTCGACGGGTTTGCCGACTATAGCGATGCAATGGGCGCGGGGGCACGGGGCGAGACGGCTGCCCGAATAATGAAGGATCCGCGGCGCGGCGGTTTCGCATTAGCCTACACTATCGTCCTGCTAGTAGCCAAGTATGCGGGGTTCGAAGCTGTCTGGCGGAGCCCCCTCGTGGTAGTAGCATCCTATATAGCGGCGGCTGAGGCGATGTACACTGTCTCCGCACTACTGCCCGCCCCAGGGTACCGTGGCCTCGGCTGGCTCTTCCGGAACCTTGGAGTGAGCCGCAGAGGCATAGCCATCAACCTCGTCATCTACGCCTCAGCTGCCCTCGCTACCGTCCTACTCGAGGCCCGTAGAGTTCTCGCAGCCCTCACTGCCGGGGCGGCTATGTCGCTGCTAGTTGCTCGTGATGCGCGGCTGCGGCTCGGCTACGCATCCGGGGATGTGTTAGGCTTCGCCTACGAGACTGTGCATACAGCCGCCCTCCTAGTAGCAGCGCTGCTCGAAGCCCGGCTGTAG
- a CDS encoding NADH-quinone oxidoreductase subunit L, which translates to MTETAGLVALAAVVSSYIAALLVILEAVAGTGWRKIAWTGVAGTAASALFSWLALLQGEGRISYTWVPGIDVELALHVDMLSGIVGVVVATLSLLIALYSVEYIGEWGAARYWLFYSFFVASMLLLVYADDLVVMFIGWEGTGLASWALIGFYYDDRKEAWVGDPGRKRLGVPMWFTPTHSGLRALSFTRVGDMAMLIGVGLVFAVLGSTSISAAEEYSVRLLSELNMKGLVAAWIAFFYLGALAKSAQFPFHEWLVTAMTGPTSVSALIHAATMVKAGVYFALRFTPAIAAGLALLHGTGLGVLETMAWIALLTAFATASMALVARELKLILAFSTASQLSYMMAAVFAAAVSGDPALGSLGGLAHLASHAVFKAALFLAAGAIIHELHTRYITDMGGLRRYMPYTFAAMLLAGLSLAALPPFSGWWTKDLAVQAIARLGGRASLAALATAVITSFYTMRMIYYVFIASPQRELHAKEPGALMLTPYLVLGIASLGLGIAWPWLEHFFAEAAGLYHPELEEHLVIYGTLAAILGVSGLALYFTRLLPLHRVEEKPLLGTLHGFLYDRWLINPLMYRLIVYPSAGLSHALVRLEAWLDTAVHQGLAGLGARAVELLSRRTETRMDELAHVALPRSIAVMSAWVRRAQSGDVRLYLAYFMVGMVLAATISTVVIFFIARLVAPVVETISPPG; encoded by the coding sequence GTGACCGAGACAGCCGGGCTGGTCGCACTAGCCGCTGTTGTCTCAAGCTATATTGCTGCACTCTTAGTGATACTGGAGGCCGTAGCCGGCACTGGCTGGAGAAAGATAGCGTGGACTGGCGTAGCAGGCACCGCTGCCTCGGCGCTGTTCTCTTGGCTCGCGTTGCTCCAGGGCGAAGGCCGCATATCGTATACTTGGGTACCGGGTATCGATGTCGAGCTAGCGCTACATGTTGACATGCTTTCGGGCATAGTGGGTGTGGTAGTGGCTACCCTTAGCCTGCTCATAGCGCTCTATAGTGTCGAGTACATCGGCGAGTGGGGGGCTGCGCGGTACTGGCTCTTCTATAGCTTCTTCGTGGCTAGCATGCTGCTCCTAGTCTATGCCGACGATCTCGTTGTCATGTTCATAGGCTGGGAGGGTACCGGGCTTGCAAGCTGGGCATTGATAGGCTTCTACTATGATGACAGAAAGGAGGCCTGGGTAGGCGATCCTGGCAGAAAGAGGCTAGGAGTGCCCATGTGGTTCACCCCAACCCATAGTGGGCTTAGAGCTCTCTCCTTCACGAGAGTCGGCGATATGGCTATGCTCATAGGTGTTGGCCTTGTGTTTGCCGTGTTAGGCTCCACTAGCATATCTGCTGCAGAGGAGTATTCTGTCAGGCTACTCTCGGAGCTGAACATGAAGGGTCTTGTAGCAGCATGGATAGCATTCTTCTATCTTGGCGCGCTGGCAAAGAGCGCACAGTTCCCGTTCCACGAGTGGCTCGTAACAGCTATGACTGGGCCCACCTCGGTCTCGGCACTGATCCATGCTGCTACTATGGTTAAGGCCGGTGTCTACTTTGCTCTCCGCTTTACTCCCGCTATAGCAGCCGGACTGGCATTGCTACATGGTACCGGACTGGGCGTGCTAGAGACGATGGCATGGATCGCCTTGTTGACCGCGTTCGCAACAGCTTCTATGGCTCTCGTAGCCCGGGAGCTTAAGCTCATACTAGCATTCTCGACCGCGAGTCAACTCTCCTATATGATGGCAGCTGTCTTCGCTGCCGCTGTCTCCGGCGATCCAGCACTTGGGAGCCTAGGAGGCTTAGCCCATCTTGCCTCACACGCCGTGTTCAAGGCTGCTCTATTCTTAGCGGCCGGCGCGATAATTCACGAGCTGCATACCCGCTACATAACCGATATGGGTGGGCTACGCCGCTACATGCCGTACACGTTTGCAGCCATGTTGCTCGCCGGCTTAAGCCTAGCCGCATTGCCGCCGTTCTCGGGCTGGTGGACCAAAGACCTGGCTGTACAAGCTATAGCTAGGCTGGGAGGCCGTGCAAGCCTTGCCGCACTAGCTACTGCTGTTATAACAAGCTTCTACACGATGAGAATGATCTACTATGTCTTCATAGCTTCTCCTCAGAGAGAGCTACATGCTAAGGAGCCTGGAGCGCTAATGCTAACACCGTACCTTGTACTAGGTATTGCATCGCTAGGTCTCGGGATAGCATGGCCATGGCTGGAGCATTTCTTCGCCGAAGCTGCCGGGCTTTACCATCCCGAGCTAGAAGAGCATTTAGTGATTTACGGCACACTTGCTGCTATACTCGGCGTGTCGGGTTTAGCCCTATACTTTACTCGCCTCCTTCCACTTCATCGTGTCGAGGAGAAGCCACTACTGGGGACTCTCCACGGATTCCTCTACGATCGTTGGCTCATTAACCCCCTAATGTACCGGCTAATAGTATACCCCAGCGCTGGACTCTCCCATGCACTAGTACGGCTAGAGGCGTGGCTCGATACCGCTGTACATCAAGGCTTAGCTGGGCTGGGGGCTCGAGCGGTAGAACTACTAAGCAGACGTACGGAAACACGGATGGATGAACTGGCTCACGTAGCCCTCCCTCGCAGCATAGCTGTAATGAGCGCATGGGTGAGGAGAGCCCAAAGCGGTGATGTAAGGCTCTACCTGGCCTACTTCATGGTCGGTATGGTGCTCGCTGCCACGATATCGACTGTTGTAATATTCTTCATAGCTCGCCTTGTCGCACCCGTTGTAGAAACTATTAGCCCACCGGGGTGA
- a CDS encoding energy-coupling factor ABC transporter permease, whose amino-acid sequence MHIPDGFLDPFWIMVTYAATIAYAVVAWSKIKGRLTQEQIISMSVLAAGIFVAQMLNWPLPGGTSLHFVGGALAGILFGPWLGFYVMALVLVVQTLVFHDGGITALGANIFNMAVVDVVVGYYLYRAAIRAMGETRKARLIGAFLGGWLGIVLAGLAAGLEIGLSPSFPYGVEVSVPVMVTWHAVLGVIEGLITALVVDYLYQRKSPIIEAAAKVAVHATA is encoded by the coding sequence TTGCACATTCCTGACGGCTTCCTAGACCCCTTCTGGATAATGGTGACCTATGCAGCTACTATAGCATACGCAGTAGTCGCTTGGAGCAAGATAAAGGGCCGGCTAACGCAGGAGCAGATAATCTCCATGTCCGTGCTGGCCGCTGGCATCTTCGTGGCGCAGATGCTTAATTGGCCGCTGCCTGGCGGCACCTCGCTCCACTTCGTAGGCGGCGCTCTCGCTGGTATACTGTTTGGGCCCTGGCTAGGCTTCTACGTCATGGCGCTAGTCCTGGTGGTACAGACATTAGTATTCCACGACGGCGGTATAACAGCACTAGGAGCCAACATATTCAACATGGCTGTCGTAGATGTTGTAGTAGGTTACTACCTCTACAGGGCGGCAATAAGGGCTATGGGTGAAACGAGGAAGGCCAGGCTCATAGGCGCGTTCCTCGGTGGCTGGCTCGGCATAGTGCTTGCAGGGCTTGCTGCCGGGCTAGAGATAGGACTTAGCCCATCCTTCCCCTATGGTGTTGAGGTCTCAGTGCCAGTAATGGTGACGTGGCACGCCGTTCTCGGAGTAATAGAGGGGCTGATAACAGCGCTCGTGGTTGACTACCTCTACCAGCGTAAAAGTCCCATCATCGAGGCGGCTGCGAAGGTGGCTGTACACGCTACAGCCTAG